From Bacteroides uniformis:
TGGTGGGAAGCAATACGTTCAATACCCTGATGATTGTGGGTTGTACGGCCCTTTTTGCCCCGATAGCCATTACCCGTAACACACTGAAACGCGAAATACCCCTTTGCATCCTTTCATCCTTCGCCCTGCTGATTTGTGCCAACGACGTCTTACTGGACAGCAGTGGGGAGAACATACTCAGCATCACCGACGGCCTATTGCTGCTATGCTTCTTTACCATTTTTCTGAGTTATACTTTTGCCATTGCAAAAAGGGATGGAAGTATGAAGGAACCGGAAAAGGAGCACTTACAGGAAGAAGACGAAATCAGGCTGTTACCCGCGTGGAAATCCGCCCTATACATTCTCGGCGGACTTGCCGGCCTCATCATCGGAGGTAATTTCTTTGTAGACGGTGCCAGCGGCATAGCCCGCGGATTGGGTGTCAGCGAATCCATCATCGGTCTCACGCTCGTAGCAGGCGGCACTTCATTACCCGAACTCGCCACCTCCATCGTAGCCGCCTTGAAGAAAAACCCCGAAATAGCCATCGGAAACGTCATCGGAAGTAATCTCTTCAATATATTCTTCGTACTGGGTTGTTCGGCCTCCATCACTCCACTGCGTCTGACGGGCATCACCAATTTCGATTTGTGGGTACTCGTAGGGTCCAGCATCCTGCTTTGGCTGTTCGGTATCTTTTTCGGGAAACGCATCATCACCCGGGTGGAAGGAAGCATTCTGATTCTCTGCTACATTGCCTACACAGCGGTACTGATATACAACCTCTAACAGCAAATTTACAAACACCCTACGCGGTATTTTAAAGATTATCACGTATTTTTAAATAAGGCAAGCTGTACCTCGGCATAAAAAATAAGCAAGCTTATTTTGTTCTGCTCTCAGTTTGCATTACCTTTGTGGTCTCAATATTGAACAACTATGGCAATTACAATCAAGAAAGTAACCACAAGACGGGAACTGGAGCGCTTTATCCGTTTCAACTACCTGCTATACAAAAACAACCCTTATTCCGTCCCCGACCTTTTCGATGACATGCTCAACACCTTCAACAAGAAGAAAAACGCTGCATTCGAATTTTGTGAAGCCGACTATTTCCTGGCTTATCGGGAAGGTAAAATCGTAGGACGTGTAGCTGCCATCATCAACCACAAGGCAAACCAAACCTGGAACAAAAAGGAAGTCCGCTTCGGCTGGATAGACTTCATCGATGATGCGGAAGTCTCCGATGCCCTGATTCGCACCGTGGAAGAATGGGGAAAAGAACGGGGAATGACACATATACAAGGCCCGCTGGGATTCACAGATTTCGATGCCGAAGGTATGCTCATCGAAGGATTCGACCAGCTCAGCACCATGGCCACCATTTATAACTATCCCTACTATCCGCAACATCTGGAACGCATGGGCTTTGAGAAGGATGCCGATTGGGTGGAGTACAAAATCTACATTCCCGACGCCATACCCGACAAGCACAAGCGCATCTCCGACCTCATCCAGCGCAAGTATAACCTCAAGGTAAAGAAATACACATCTGCCAAGAAGATTGCCCAAGACTACGGTCAGGCCATCTTCGAACTGATGAACGAAGCCTATCAGCCACTCTATGGCTATTCTGCACTGAGCCAACGGCAGATTGACCAATACGTCAAGATGTACCTGCCCATCCTCGACCTACGCATGGTGACATTGATTACCGATGCCGATGACCAGCTGCTTGCCGTAGGCATTTCCATGCCGTCACTCGCCGAAGCGTTGCAAAAAGCCCACGGGCGCCTGCTTCCTATGGGTTGGTATCACCTGGCCAAGACCATCTTCTTGAAGAAATATCCCAAGATGCTCGATTTGCTGCTGGTTGCCGTGAAACCGGAGTATCAGAACAAGGGGGTAAATGCATTGTTGTTCTCCGACCTTATCCCCGTCTATCAGCAACTTGGTTTCGAGTATGCCGAGAGTAATCCGGAGCTGGAGCTGAACGGCAAGGTGCAAGCGCAGTGGGAGTACTTCAAGACGGAACAGCATAAACGGAGAAGATGCTTTGTGAAAGGAATAAAATAAGTTCTAAATCCAGAATATAAGCTTGTCAGAAGTCCATAAAAGACATTATTTTTTTGCGAACCCCCGAATTTCTCATTACCTTTGTCGCAATGCGCAATATGAAGGAATAACGTACTTATGGAAGATAACAACAATATGACCCTGCCGCTGGAAGAAGCAGACAACAATATCACAGAGAGCCCCGTTTCCAGCGTGGAATATACCGACGACAACATCCGCCACCTGGACGACATGGAGCATATCCGTGTCCGTTCCGGTATGTACATAGGCCGTCTGGGCGACGGCTCACAGAACGATGACGGCATCTATGTGTTGCTGAAAGAAGTGATGGACAACAGCATCGACGAGTTCAAGATGGGTGCCGGAAAGCGTATAGAAGTGACTATAGAAGACAGTCTGCGTGTCAGCGTACGCGACTATGGACGAGGCATTCCGCAAGGCAAACTGGTAGAGGCGGTCAGCAAACTGAATACCGGGGGTAAATATGATTCAAAGGCTTTCAAGAAAAGTGTCGGACTGAACGGCGTGGGCATCAAGGCGGTCAATGCGCTGAGTAGCCGTTTCGAGGTACGCAGTTACCGCGACGGCAAAGTACGTACCGCCATCTTCGAGAAAGGAACGCTGTTGAGTGATGTGACCGAAGACTCGACAGAAGAAAGCGGAACCTATATCTTCTTCGAACCGGACGCCACACTCTTCCTGAACTATTCCTTCCAGAACCAGTTCGTAGAAACCCTGTTGCGCAACTACACCTACCTGAATACGGGCCTCACCTTCATTTACAACGGCCAGCGCATCGTTTCCCGCCACGGGCTGGAGGACTTGCTGAAAGACAACATGACCAGCGAAGGCCTTTACGACATCATCCACCTAAAAGGAGAGGACATCGAGATTGCCTTCACACACACCAACCAATACGGCGAAGAGTACTACTCCTTTGTCAACGGGCAACACACCACCCAAGGCGGCACACACCAGACTGCCTTGAAGGAACACATTGCCCGTACCATCAAGGAGTTCTACAACAAGAACCAGGAATATGCCGACATCCGCAACGGACTGGTAGCCGCCATTGCCATCGACGTGGAGGAACCCATGTTCGAGAGCCAGACCAAAACGAAACTGGGCAGCAACAACATGTGGCCTGCCGCGCCGCAGGAACACAAGCCCGCCGGCCCCACGGTGAACAAATACGTAGGAGACTTCATCAAGACGGAAGTGGACAACTACCTCCACAAGAACCCGCTTGTGGCCGAAGTGATGCTGCAAAAGATACAAGACTCCGAGAAAGAGCGCAAAGCCATTGCCGGCGTCACCAAGCTGGCACGCGAACGCGCTAAGAAAGCCAACCTGCACAACCGCAAGCTGCGCGACTGCCGCTACCACTTGAGTGACGGTAAAGGCAAAGACCAGGAAACCGAATCCTGCATCTTCATTACCGAGGGAGACTCCGCCAGCGGTTCCATCACCAAGAGCCGCGACGTGAATACCCAAGCAGTATTCAGCCTGCGTGGTAAACCGCTAAATTCCTACGGACTCACCAAGAAAGTAGTTTATGAAAACGAAGAATTCAACTTGCTTCAAGCAGCCTTGAATATAGAAGACGGCATAGAGACACTGCGCTACAACAAAGTCATCGTAGCTACCGATGCCGATGTGGACGGCATGCACATCCGCCTGCTCATCATCACCTTCTTCCTGCAGTTCTTCCCCGACCTGATAAAGAAAGGGCATGTATATATCCTGCAAACCCCTCTCTTCCGCGTGCGCAACAAAAAGAAGACAAGTTATTGCTATACAGAGGAGGAACGTGTGAAAGCCATTGAAGAACTGGGTCCCAACCCCGAAATCACCCGATTCAAAGGTCTGGGAGAAATCTCGCCCGACGAGTTCAAGCATTTTATCGGCAAGGATATGCGTCTGGAACAAGTGTCCCTGCGCAAGACAGACCTCGTAAAAGAGCTGCTGGAATTCTACATGGGTAAGAATACCATGGAACGACAAAACTTTATTATCAACAACTTGGTTATAGAAGAAGATTTGGCATCATGAGAAGAGCTATCTTTCCGGGAACATTCGACCCGTTTACTATCGGACACTCTTCGGTAGTGAGCCGTGCACTGACTTTTATAGACGAAATCGTCATAGGCATCGGCATCAATGAAAATAAGAATACGTATTTCCCCTTGGAAAAGCGCGAACAAATGATACGAGACTACTACCGGAACGAGCCGCGCATCATTGTGCAGTCCTATGACTGCCTGACTATCGACTTTGCCCGGCAGGTAGATGCCAGTCTGATAATACGCGGCATACGCACCGTGAAGGATTTCGAATACGAGGAAACCATTGCCGACATCAACCGCAAACTGACCGGCATAGAAACCATCCTGCTCTTCACCGAGCCGGAACTTACCTGCGTCAGTTCCACCACCGTGCGCGAACTGCTGCAATACGGCAAGGACATAAGCATGTTCATACCGGAGGGAATGGAGATTAGGGATTAAGGATAAAGGATTAGGGATTAAGGATAAAGGATTAGGGATTAAAATGGAAATGATGAAAAAACTATTTACTATTATAATATGTATATGCGCGGTGACGGCACAAGCGCAAAAGCCGAACAATGAAGCCCTGCGCAAACTGCAAATGGCAGAGTTTGCCATCACCAACCTTTATGTGGACAAGGTGGATGAAGACAAGCTGGTGGAAGAAGCCATCATCAAGATGCTGGCACAACTCGACCCGCACTCCACCTACAACAACGCCGAAGAAGTGAAGAAGATGAACGAGCCGTTGCAAGGCAATTTCGAGGGCATCGGCGTACAGTTTCAGATGATAGAAGATACCCTGCTTGTGATACAACCCGTGAGCAACGGACCTTCCGAGAAGGTGGGCATCCTTGCCGGCGACCGTATCGTAGCCGTCAATGACAGCGCCATTGCCGGAGTAAAAATGAGCACGGAAGATATTATGAGCCGCCTGCGCGGACCGAAAGACTCGGAAGTGAAACTCACCATCGTGCGCCGTGGCGTGGACGACCAGCTGTACTTCACCGTGAAGCGTGACAAAATTCCCATCCTCAGCCTGGACGCATCTTACATGATACAACCCAAAACCGGCTATATCCGTATCAACCGCTTCGGGGCAACCACCGCCGAAGAGTTTGCAGAAGCCCTGAAAAGCCTGCAAAAGAAAGGAATGAAAGACCTCATCCTCGACCTGCAAGGAAATGGAGGAGGGTATCTGAATGCCGCCATCGACCTTGCCAACGAATTTCTGAAGCAAAAAGAACTCATCGTCTACACCGAAGGAAGGGCCGCACGCCGCAGTGATTTCTTTGCCAAAGGTACGGGCAACTTCAAGAACGGCCGTCTCATCATATTGGTGGACGAGTACTCCGCTTCTGCCAGTGAAATCGTGACCGGAGCCATCCAGGACTGGGACAGAGGCGTGGTAGTAGGACGCCGCACCTTCGGCAAGGGATTAGTACAGCGTCCTATCGACCTGCCGGACGGTTCCATGATTCGCCTCACTATCGCCCGCTACTATACTCCTTCGGGCCGTTGTATCCAGAAGCCTTACGACAGCACCGCCAACCTCGACAGCCGCCTAACCGGCGAGAACAGTCAGGATAAGTATAACCAGGAACTGATAGACCGCTTCAATCATGGAGAAATGATTCATGCGGACAGTATCCATTTTGCCGACTCCCTGAAAGCACAGACCAAGCGTATGGGACGTACCGTTTACGGAGGTGGAGGTATCATGCCCGACTTCTTCGTCCCCATCGACACTACCCAGTACACAGACTATCACCGCAACCTCGTAGCCAAAGGCGTGGTTATCAAAGCCACTACCGGCTACATCGAGAAGCACCGGAAGGAGTTGCAGAACAAATACAAGAAATTCGAAGCCTTCAACGAGAAGTTCGAGATAGACGATAACTTCCTTGCCGAAATACGTACGCTTGCCGACAAAGAGAAAATCAAGTTTGACGAGAAACAGTACAACCAATCCCTACCGCTCATCAAGACACAACTTAAAGCCTTGATAGCCCGTGACCTATGGGACATGAACGAATACTTCCAAGTGATGAACAGCACGAACCAGAGCGTGCAGCAAGCTCTAAAAGTGCTGAACGAAGGCATCTACAGCACTATTATCCAATAGCCGACTTGAAACAAACTTAGGCGCGGATTATGCGGATTTAGTTTATCTAACTCCGCGTATTCCGCGTAATTCGCGCCTAAAATCATTCTCCGAACAGCCACTTATTCAGCCACTTGTTGACGTAGATGTTGACCACAGCACATCCAGCACCGATTGCAGCCCCCGCCAACACATCTGACGGATAATGCACTCCCTCGTTCATACGGGAAACTCCCACGGAACAAGCCCACAGGGCAGACGGAGCTATCACATACCATTTAGGATACTTTACACTGAGCGAGGTGGCAAGGGCAAAAGCCGTCGCCGTATGTCCGGAAGGAAAAGACGGGCTGCCTTCATGGCTATATGCATGCACTCTGTCGGGATATTTATCATAAGGACGCTCACGGTCCACCAGATATTTCATTCCATAAGTCACAACAAAAGCCCCCGCTACACTTGTACCTACGTAGACCGCATCTTTCAGCAAACCCTTATCATGTTTTATCCAAGCGGCAACCGCCATCGCCACCGGAACACCGACAGCAACATAGGGCTCCGAACGTGAAATTATCTTATTATAGTTACGGACAAACTTGCCATCCCAACTGTTAACCCGATGCAAAGTGTTAATATCCCAATTCTGTGCCGAAAGACCGGATACAACAAGGCAGATAAAATATACAAAAAAAATAGCCTTTTTCATAAGTCCTTTATATTAGTTTGACGCAAAGATAGGACAAATAGATAGAGTTTTCACAAAAAAATTCTATCTTTGTTGCCACATTTATAATAATTCGCTAATCATTTCATGAGACTGGAAACTTGCTGCAACCGACAGATTGATTGTATGGTATGTCCCCAAAAATCAGAAGGAGTATTGGTTTACCGCCACTACCCCAAGGGACAACATTTCTCTGCTGAAAAGTGCACACAGAACTGCATGATATTTATGCTGAAAGGTGAATTACTTGTAAACAGTGACGAATATCCGGGCACCACTCTCCAAAGCCGCCAGCTCATCTTGCAAGCCATCGGCTCCAAAGTAGAACTCCTGGCTTTGACCGAAGTGGAATATATTGTCTATTGGTTCACCGAGCTTCCTCTGATTTGCGAAGAGCGCTACAAGGAGATACTGAAACGCTCGGAAGCCCCCTTGACTTATACCCCGCTTACCGCGATTTCCATGCTCGAAGGGCTCCTGAAAAGCCTTGCCTGCTACCTCAACGAGCAACCCTATGCGTGCAGCAAATACATTGAAATGAAATGCCAGGAATTGGTATACATATTGACATGCTACTATCCGCTACACCAAATCAGTACATTCTTCTACCCCATCAGCACTTATACGGAAAGCTTCCAATATTTCGTCATGCAGAACTACGACAAGGTGAAGAATGTGGAAGAGTTTGCCCACCTCGGTGGATATACCACCACCACATTCCGCCGTCTGTTTAAAAATATGTATGGGGTCCCGGTCTATGAATGGATTCTGGACAAGAAACGTGAAGGAATTCTGAACGACCTGCAATACACCAAACAACGCATTTCAGTCATCAGCGCCCGCTATGGCTTTGATTCCCTATCCCACTTTGCCCACTTCTGCAAAGACTCTTTCGGAGACACGCCCCGCGCCCTGAGAAAACGTTCAGCAAACGGAGAAAAGATTTCCATTATCTGCAAAGAGCAAGGCAAAGACCAGGAGGACGAGTAAACCTTTTACTTGTCCGTAAACTTCGCATTCTGCCGGATTACGGAATTATTTCTTTAATCGCTTGCTTTATCGCTGGATTTCTCCTATTTTTGCGAAACATTTACAGAAGTATCCTGATAGAACAAATTTTCAAACTATTAAATAACTTAAATTCAATCATTTATGTGGTTAAGTAATTCATCTGTAGGAAGGAAAGTGGTGATGAGCGTTACCGGTATCGCCCTTGTCCTGTTTCTGACATTTCACATGGCGATGAACCTGGTTGCATTAGTCTCGGCTAATGGCTACAACATGGTTTGTGAGTTCCTGGGAGCAAACTGGTACGCATTGGTGGCTACGGTAGGTCTGGCTGCCTTATTCATCATCCACATCATCTACGCTTTCTGGCTGACTATGCAGAACCGTAAGGCACGTGGTAGCGAACGTTATGCCGTTACGGAAAAGCCCAAGACTGTGGAATGGGCTTCTCAGAACATGCTCGTACTGGGTATCATCGTAATCGTGGGTTTGGGCCTGCACCTGGTAAACTTCTGGGCTAAAATGCAGCTTCCCGAGTTGATGCACAACATGGGCATGCATGCCGACACCCTCACGCTGGCATATGCAGCCAACGGTGTCTATCACATTCAAAACACCTTCAGCAATCCGGTATTCGTAGTGCTTTACCTCGTTTGGCTGGGCGCATTGTGGTTCCACCTCACTCACGGTTTCTGGAGCTCCATGCAGTCTTTGGGCTGGAACAACAAAGTATGGATTAACCGTTGGAAATGTATCTCCAACATCTATTCTACTATCGTTGTCCTCTGCTTCGCTCTGGTAGTTGTCGTATTCTTTGCAAAATCATTGTGCGGCGCTTGCTAAATTCAAATTGTAAATGACTAAATTGTAAATTGCATTATGACTAAGATAGATTCTAAAATACCGGAAGGACCGGTGGCTGAGAAATGGACCAATTATAAAGCTCACCAAAAATTAGTGAACCCTGCCAACAAGCGTCGTCTGGACATCATCGTAGTAGGAACCGGACTTGCCGGTGCCAGTGCTGCCGCCTCTCTGGGCGAAATGGGTTTCAGAGTATTCAACTTCTGCATCCAGGACTCTCCGCGCCGTGCACACTCCATCGCTGCACAAGGTGGTATCAATGCTGCTAAGAATTACCAAAACGACGGTGACTCTGTATACCGTCTGTTCTACGATACAGTAAAGGGTGGCGACTACCGTGCCCGCGAAGCTAACGTTTACCGTCTGGCTGAAGTATCCAACAATATTATCGACCAATGCGTTGCACAAGGTGTTCCTTTCGCCCGCGAATACGGCGGTACACTGGACAACCGTTCTTTCGGTGGTGCTCAGGTATCCCGTACTTTCTATGCCAAGGGTCAGACCGGACAGCAGCTGTTGCTGGGTGCATACTCTGCATTGAGCCGCCAGGTGAACGTAGGCACTGTGAAACTGTATACCCGCTACGAAATGGAAGACGTTGTCCTCATTGACGGACGTGCCCGCGGTATCATTGCAAAGAACCTCGTTACCGGTAAATTGGAACGTTTTGCCGCCCACGCTGTGGTAATCGCTACCGGTGGTTACGGCAATGCCTACTTCCTTTCTACCAATGCAATGGCATGTAACTGCTCTGCAGCAATGGCTTGCTACCGTAAAGGTGCCTGGTTTGCCAACCCTGCTTACGTACAGATTCACCCCACTTGTATCCCGGTTCACGGCGACAAGCAGTCTAAGCTGACTTTGATGTCCGAATCTCTGCGTAACGATGGTCGTATCTGGGTTCCGAAGAAGCTGGAAGATGCCAAGAAACTGCAGGAAGGTACACTGCAAGGAAAAGATATTCCCGAGGAAGACCGCGACTACTACCTGGAACGCCGTTATCCGGCATTCGGTAACCTCGTTCCGCGTGACGTTGCCAGCCGCGCTGCCAAAGAACGCTGCGACAAGGGCTTCGGCGTGAACAACACCGGTCTTGCCGTATTCCTTGACTTCTCCGAAGCTATCAACCGTCTGGGTAAAGATGTCGTTGCACAACGTTACGGCAACCTCTTCGATATGTATGAAGAAATCACTGATGTCAGCCCATACGAAAACCCGATGATGATTTATCCGGCTATCCACTATACCATGGGTGGTATCTGGGTTGACTACGAACTGATGACCTCCATCAAGGGACTGTTCGCCATCGGTGAATGTAACTTCTCCGACCACGGTGCAAACCGCCTCGGTGCTTCCGCCCTGATGCAAGGTCTGGCCGATGGTTACTTCGTATTGCCTTACACTATCCAGAACTATCTGGCCGACCAGATTACAGTTCCCCGTTTCTCTACCGACCTGCCCGAATTTGCAGCTGCAGAAAAGGCCGTTCAGGAGAAGATTGACTGGATGATGAACATCAAGGGTAAGAAGTCTGTAGACTCTATCCACAAGGAACTGGGCCACATTATGTGGGAATATGTAGGTATGGGACGTACGGCCGAAGGCTTGAAGGAAGGTCTGAAGAAGCTGAAAGAAGTCCGCAAGGAGTTCGAGAAAGAACTGTTCATCCCGGGCGACAAGGAAGGTATGAATGTAGAACTCGACAAGGCTATCCGTCTGTACGACTTCATCACTATGGGCGAGCTGGTTGCTTACGATGCACTGAACCGTAACGAAAGCTGCGGCGGTCACTTCCGTGAAGAATATCAGACTGAAGAAGGCGAAGCCAAGCGTGACGATGAAAACTACTTCTACGTGGCTTGCTGGGAATATCAGGGTTCTGACGAAAAGGAACCGGTATTGCTGAAAGAGCCGCTGGTTTACGAAGCAATCAAGGTACAGACTCGTAACTACAAGAGCTAATCGGGAAGTTGAACATTTAAAGAATTAAAGAAAATGGATAAAAATATATCATTTACGCTCAAGGTATGGCGCCAGAAGGGTCCGAAAGCAAAAGGCGCTTTTGAAACATACCAAATGAAAGATATCCCGGGCGATACTTCATTCCTCGAAATGCTGGATATCTTGAACGAACAGCTGATTTCTGAAGGTAAAGAACCGGTTGTATTCGACCACGACTGCCGCGAAGGTATCTGCGGTATGTGTTCGCTCTACATCAACGGACATCCCCACGGTCCTGCAACCGGCGCTACGACTTGCCAGATTTATATGCGTCGTTTCAACGACGGCGATACCATCACTGTTGAACCGTGGCGCTCTGCCGGTTTCCCGGTTATCAAGGACTTGATGGTCGACCGTACGGCCTACGACAAGATTATGCAGGCAGGCGGCTACGTCAGCGTACGTACCGGTGCTCCCCAGGATGCCAACGCTATCCTGATTCCGAAGCCCATCGCTGACGAGGCTATGGATGCTGCCAGCTGTATCGGTTGTGGTGCTTGTGTGGCTGCTTGTAAGAACGGTTCTGCTATGCTGTTCGTTTCTGCCAAGGTGAGCCAGCTGAACCTGTTGCCCCAAGGCAAACCGGAAGCATTGCGCCGTGCCAAGGCTATGTTGAGCAAGATGGACGAACTCGGTTTCGGTAACTGTACAAACACTCGTGCGTGCGAAGCTGAATGCCCGAAGAATGTTTCCATCAGCAACATTGCTCGCCTGAACCGCGACTTTATCATTGCGAAACTGAAAGACTAATCCGGTCTTTCTGCAAATAATATAGGATGCGCTTCGGATAAACCTTTTGAGCAAGCTCAGATTTATCACTCAGCTTTCACTATATTTGATTAATATCACAAGAGACTCCTCTGCCGGGAAACCGCCGGAGGAGTTTTTTTATGACATGCCGTTTACTTCAGATAAATTGCCGGCACGCAAGCTACGGGGAGAAGCCCCGAAATTCTTTTTGCAGAAATTGGAAAAATGAGGCAGCGATTCAAAGCCATATTTATAGCAAATCTCTGATATAGAAGCATCCGTATAACGAAGTTCATAAACCACGCTTTCCTTCCTCCGTTCCATCATCCACTCGTACACCGGTTGATGAAAAACAGAATTGAATATACGCCGGAAAGTAGCTACTGTATATCCTCCCAACTGGGCAAGTTCCTCTACCGTCTTGACTTTGGCATGATTCTGCAAGACAAAGTAGTGGAAGGAATTAGTATACTGGGCAAGAGGATGTATCAGCATGGAAAGCTCATAGTCGGAGTAGTAATTTCCAAGAATGAAAGCAAGTTCTTTCCGTTTGAAACAAAGTATTTCCCGGCAAATCTTCTCCTCGGACAAATAGGCCTTGGAACTTTCCAGAAAGAGCTGCAACTCGGGAGTAATGGTCAAAGGATAGAATATCAATGGAGGGGTAACCTCTTTCATAATATGGTTATACCGGTCCTCACAGAAGAATTCAGGCTTACTGAACCGGTAACAAACGCATTCCACATCCGTCATGGCAAGTATTTCGTACTTGGAACCAATAGCTTGAAGGATGAACTCACCTGCATGCAACACAGTTCCCGCATACTCCTTACTGTTGACAAGCACTTCTCCTTTCAGCAGGAAAATTATAATATTTTCCTCACACTTTCGCGCCGGCAGATGGAATCCTCTGGGGTGGGAAGCATATATTATTGCATTGTCCACAGCCTTGGGACATTGAGCGCATTGTTTTTTACCTCTGCAAGCAGAAGAGTTGGGCATCGGCAAGTAGATTTGTTTGTTTGTTGCAGTGACAAAAATAGATAAATAATACTCATAAAAGAAACATTCCCCGAAAACTTTCATAAAGAAGTTTCGGGGAATGAATAAAATAGAAGTAATTCAGTTTTTTATTGCGGACAGTGCCGTTTTATTTTTCCACGTTCGTATCATCAGCCGTACTCCATGGACCAACTTCAGGTACAAAGGTTACTTTTGCCGCCTTATTGGCCAGCGTCAGCGTATAACGTATCTTTTTGCCTTCACCCCAGGCTTGTGTATCATTCAAGTCAATGGCGGAAGTTACAGTATCAAGAAGAACGTCTTTCTCATAGATGTCATAGACAACATTGATTTTGGCATTCGTATCCAACGTCTGGGGCATCAACATCCAGGCTGCATTCATTTCCACACCCGTTGTATTCACTTCCAATGCACTGCCGGCAATCGTATGCGCATAAGTGGCTGTTCCTTCTTGTGACTTCCATGTTGAATCATCAAAACCATAAGTTCCCTTATTGTGCACGCCGGATATTGTAAGTGTTTTCAGTTTATAAGTCAAAGCGTCGGCTGCCTTGACAGTGAAATTTATTTGGGTCAGTATATGGCCGAATTTCAAAGATACCCCACTGGCATTTGATGCCTTGGTTGCATCCGTCACTTTCGCGGCTACCAAGTCCGTTTGGGCAGCTACATCTGCTACCGTATAAGTAATGGAAGGATATATAGCACCAGCAGCCGGTTGATTGTACGTCAAGGCTCCGGTACCCGGATTCCCGTAAGCAAAGAACTGCAAGTTATCCGTCATTGGCCAATAATATGTTCCCCCAGTCAAACTCCAGTTGGGAGCACTATAGGTTACTTTAACATCTGTCATGAATTCCTTCATCGCATCAAAAGTCGCAACGGAGGCCATTGCTGTCGCTCCCGTATTATAAGCATACACAGTGAACCCTACCTTCTGCAATTCCGGCAAATCAGTCACTGTGGCTCTCGTAGTGTTACCCACTACTGTTCCCAATTTAATCTCTGCCTTTTGTCCGGCATTCTCTATCTCCTCACTTTCCGAGCAACTCATTACTGCTGCTGCAGCCAAAGCCAAAAATAAAACCTTCTTCATAATTGTCTGTTATTAAAGTTAATATATTTATTTGTCTGTTTGCTATCAATTCAC
This genomic window contains:
- a CDS encoding fimbrillin family protein, with protein sequence MKKVLFLALAAAAVMSCSESEEIENAGQKAEIKLGTVVGNTTRATVTDLPELQKVGFTVYAYNTGATAMASVATFDAMKEFMTDVKVTYSAPNWSLTGGTYYWPMTDNLQFFAYGNPGTGALTYNQPAAGAIYPSITYTVADVAAQTDLVAAKVTDATKASNASGVSLKFGHILTQINFTVKAADALTYKLKTLTISGVHNKGTYGFDDSTWKSQEGTATYAHTIAGSALEVNTTGVEMNAAWMLMPQTLDTNAKINVVYDIYEKDVLLDTVTSAIDLNDTQAWGEGKKIRYTLTLANKAAKVTFVPEVGPWSTADDTNVEK